A single window of Sphingobacterium sp. ML3W DNA harbors:
- a CDS encoding IS4 family transposase — MPLKKNSSLRAKDTDLLTLFKAHMSKDLHLARIRLVCLFVTALCKTKSVNFVKVSAGFDSASLASSCMRRIQRFMAEAELPMKLISSLIFSMLPVKGKLILVMDRTNWKFGSSNINILMLGVIYKGVAIPLLFKMLDKRGNSNTQERIDLMQNFIDWFGLDQIDCLLADREFVGDLWLNFLNLNNIRYHIRIRNNFKVFLPRKQSFIKASYLFNSIKVKQYQHYQHIVQLGGELCYLSATKSSAQGKIELLILVSFNKPDEALRYYKERWQVETLFKGMKSSGFNIEDTHVTALDRLEKLMMLTMLAFIWCYLIGDYIDREIKPITIKKHGRKAKSVFKYGLDYLAETLLSGYNKLDFCTIQNCHVLSILTHKF, encoded by the coding sequence ATGCCTTTAAAAAAGAACTCCAGCCTTAGGGCTAAAGATACAGACTTATTGACACTATTTAAAGCTCATATGAGCAAAGATCTTCACCTAGCCAGGATCCGACTTGTTTGCCTATTCGTAACAGCGCTATGCAAAACAAAGTCTGTGAACTTTGTGAAAGTGTCTGCAGGATTTGACTCTGCAAGCCTAGCCTCGAGCTGCATGCGGCGCATACAGCGCTTTATGGCGGAGGCAGAATTGCCGATGAAGCTTATCAGTTCTTTGATATTCAGTATGCTACCTGTAAAAGGAAAGCTAATATTGGTCATGGACCGAACAAATTGGAAGTTCGGGAGCAGTAATATCAATATCTTGATGTTGGGCGTGATATACAAAGGTGTGGCTATTCCCCTTCTATTTAAGATGCTTGACAAAAGAGGAAACTCCAACACACAGGAACGGATCGATCTGATGCAGAACTTCATCGATTGGTTTGGCCTGGATCAGATTGATTGCCTATTGGCCGACAGGGAGTTTGTGGGAGATCTCTGGCTCAACTTCTTAAACCTCAATAATATTCGTTATCATATCAGGATACGTAATAACTTTAAGGTCTTCTTACCAAGAAAACAATCTTTTATCAAAGCTTCCTATCTGTTCAATTCGATAAAGGTTAAGCAATATCAACATTATCAGCATATTGTACAGCTAGGCGGAGAACTTTGCTATCTATCGGCCACAAAATCTAGTGCGCAAGGAAAGATCGAATTGCTTATACTGGTCTCTTTTAATAAGCCTGATGAAGCATTGAGGTATTACAAAGAACGTTGGCAAGTCGAAACCCTTTTCAAAGGAATGAAATCCAGTGGGTTCAATATCGAAGATACACATGTAACGGCACTCGACAGACTTGAAAAATTAATGATGCTTACTATGTTGGCGTTTATCTGGTGCTATCTTATCGGAGACTACATTGATCGGGAAATAAAACCGATAACGATCAAGAAACACGGCAGAAAAGCAAAATCTGTATTCAAATATGGACTCGATTATCTCGCTGAAACACTCCTGTCTGGATATAATAAATTGGATTTCTGTACTATACAAAATTGTCATGTACTTAGCATTTTGACACATAAATTTTAA
- a CDS encoding IS4 family transposase: MVNLNVFSQILSLIDRELFKVLVAKHKSDKHCKGINSWTHLASMLFCHFSSADSVRDISNGLRSTTGNLNHLGVGRAPSKSNISYINKHRTHELFKDLYFSLLDKLWQKDTHLRKDLTQLKRKVYLMDASIIPLCLSVFDWAKFRSTKGAVKLHTVLDYDGCLPVFMQITDGKVHESQRAGSYSFSKGSVVVVDRGYVDYNWLGDLDSRGCYFVTRSKTNMKYNVIKSYQSEALLEKGIIKDEIIELSGPSADRYNSKPLRLIHFWDSSTDNQYHFLTNNIQWKASLVANIYKQRWQIEIFFKHLKQRLKISSFVGTSENAVMIQIWTSLIGILLLKYLQKKAKYDWNLSNLVGFIRMNIFVKINIWQWIDDPFIRPPVKGKNGQLQIFSD; encoded by the coding sequence ATGGTAAATTTAAACGTTTTTAGTCAGATTTTATCACTTATCGACCGCGAATTATTCAAGGTTTTGGTTGCTAAGCACAAGAGTGACAAACATTGTAAAGGGATCAACAGCTGGACGCATCTTGCTAGCATGTTGTTTTGCCATTTTTCTTCTGCAGATTCAGTTCGTGATATCAGTAATGGCTTACGTAGTACGACTGGTAATTTGAACCATTTAGGTGTTGGTAGAGCACCCAGCAAGTCCAATATTTCCTATATCAACAAGCACCGCACCCATGAACTCTTTAAAGATCTGTACTTTTCGCTATTAGATAAGCTATGGCAAAAGGATACCCATTTGCGCAAAGATCTAACGCAATTAAAGCGCAAGGTTTATCTGATGGATGCCAGTATCATCCCTTTATGTTTATCTGTATTTGACTGGGCTAAATTTAGAAGCACCAAAGGTGCTGTAAAACTGCACACTGTGCTGGATTATGATGGATGTCTTCCTGTTTTCATGCAGATTACAGACGGGAAAGTTCATGAAAGCCAGCGTGCGGGTAGCTATAGTTTTTCCAAAGGAAGCGTTGTAGTGGTGGATAGAGGTTATGTGGATTACAACTGGCTCGGGGATTTGGACAGCAGAGGTTGTTATTTTGTTACCAGGAGTAAAACTAACATGAAGTACAACGTTATCAAGTCATACCAGAGTGAAGCACTCCTTGAAAAGGGAATCATTAAAGATGAGATCATTGAGCTTTCTGGTCCATCAGCAGATAGATACAACTCTAAACCATTACGCTTGATTCACTTTTGGGACAGCAGCACAGACAACCAGTACCACTTTCTGACAAATAATATCCAATGGAAGGCATCACTAGTAGCTAACATTTATAAACAGCGATGGCAGATCGAGATTTTCTTCAAGCATCTGAAGCAACGCTTAAAAATATCATCTTTTGTGGGTACTTCTGAAAATGCGGTCATGATCCAAATATGGACTTCGTTGATTGGAATATTACTGCTCAAATACCTTCAGAAGAAGGCTAAATACGATTGGAATCTGTCTAACTTGGTCGGGTTTATCAGGATGAATATATTCGTGAAAATAAATATATGGCAATGGATAGATGATCCTTTTATCAGGCCACCAGTTAAGGGTAAAAATGGACAGCTACAGATATTCTCAGACTAA